In Eulemur rufifrons isolate Redbay chromosome 3, OSU_ERuf_1, whole genome shotgun sequence, a single window of DNA contains:
- the GPR20 gene encoding G-protein coupled receptor 20, protein MPSASPAEPSAAAAPNATAAVAAWTNVSVPETPLFHLFALLDEELHAAFPGLWLALMAVHGAIFLAGLVLNGLALYVFCCRTGARTPSVIYTINLVVTDLLVGLSLPTRFAVFYGARGCLRCAFPHVLGYFLNMHCSILFLTCICVDRYLAIVKPEGSRRWRQPACARAVCAFVWLAAGAVTLSVLGVTASGRPCCRMFALTVLEFLLPLLVISVFTGRIMCALSRPGLLRQGRQRRVRAMQLLLTVLVIFFVCFTPFHARQVAVALWPDVPRHSSLVAYHVAVTLSSLNSCMDPIVYCFVTSGFQATVRGLFRRRGAEYTPRSSNVVSMNKSSKGSGHHHILSAGPRALPQALANGPEA, encoded by the coding sequence ATGCCCTCCGCATCTCCAGCAGAGCCCTCGGCCGCGGCAGCCCCCAATGCcacggcggcggtggcggcgtgGACCAACGTCAGCGTGCCCGAGACGCCCCTGTTCCACCTGTTTGCACTGCTGGACGAGGAGCTGCATGCCGCCTTCCCGGGCCTGTGGCTGGCGCTGATGGCAGTGCATGGCGCCATCTTCCTGGCGGGGCTGGTGCTCAATGGGTTGGCGCTCTACGTCTTTTGCTGCCGCACCGGGGCCAGGACGCCATCGGTCATCTACACGATCAACCTGGTGGTGACCGACCTGCTGGTGGGCCTGTCCCTGCCCACGCGCTTCGCGGTCTTCTACGGCGCGCGTGGCTGCCTGCGCTGCGCCTTCCCGCACGTCCTCGGCTACTTCCTCAACATGCACTGCTCTATCCTCTTCCTCACCTGCATCTGCGTGGACCGCTACCTGGCCATCGTGAAGCCTGAGGGCTCCCGCCGCTGGCGCCAGCCTGCCTGTGCCAGGGCCGTGTGCGCCTTCGTGTGGCTGGCTGCAGGAGCCGTGACCCTGTCCGTGCTGGGCGTGACAGCCAGCGGCCGGCCCTGCTGCCGCATGTTCGCGCTGACCGTCCTGGAGTTCCTGTTACCGCTGCTGGTCATCAGCGTGTTCACCGGCCGCATCATGTGCGCGCTGTCGCGGCCAGGCCTGCTGCGCCAGGGCCGCCAGCGCCGCGTGCGGGCCATGCAGCTGCTGCTCACAGTGCTCGTCATCTTCTTTGTCTGCTTCACACCCTTCCACGCCCGCCAGGTGGCTGTGGCCCTGTGGCCTGACGTGCCACGCCATTCAAGCCTCGTGGCCTACCACGTGGCCGTGACCCTCAGCAGCCTCAACAGCTGCATGGACCCCATTGTCTACTGCTTCGTCACCAGTGGCTTCCAGGCCACCGTCCGTGGCCTCTTCCGGCGGCGTGGAGCAGAGTACACGCCCAGGAGCAGCAACGTGGTCAGCATGAACAAGAGCTCCAAGGGCTCTGGCCACCATCACATCCTCAGCGCCGGCCCTCgtgccctcccccaggccctggccaaTGGGCCCGAGGCTTAG